A genomic stretch from candidate division WOR-3 bacterium includes:
- a CDS encoding redox-sensing transcriptional repressor Rex, whose product MGRIPENTLRRLTHYLRCMQRLAEQGKDEIQSKDLASYCKVSDSLVRRDLSYFGEFGKRGKGYSISVLLPRIREIVGLDKERKIAVVGIGNIGRALLNYPFHKFNFRVVAGFDIKPELIGKEINSIPIYHIDEISRIAKEKDISIAIVAVPEEAGDEVKEKIISAGIRGILSFVLLKGPFPKDVWVRYIELPSELEILSFFMEKGGVI is encoded by the coding sequence ATGGGAAGGATTCCTGAGAACACCTTAAGAAGGCTCACCCATTACCTGAGATGCATGCAGAGGCTTGCGGAACAGGGTAAAGATGAAATCCAATCAAAGGATTTGGCCTCTTATTGCAAGGTCTCTGATTCTTTAGTAAGGAGGGATCTTTCTTATTTTGGTGAATTCGGCAAAAGGGGGAAAGGGTACTCCATTTCCGTTCTTCTTCCAAGGATCAGAGAGATTGTGGGCCTCGACAAAGAAAGAAAAATTGCGGTAGTGGGGATTGGGAACATCGGAAGGGCCCTTTTAAATTATCCTTTTCACAAGTTCAATTTCAGGGTTGTTGCGGGCTTCGACATTAAGCCGGAGCTTATAGGAAAGGAGATCAACTCCATCCCAATTTACCACATCGATGAAATTAGTAGGATTGCAAAGGAAAAGGATATCTCCATTGCCATTGTTGCCGTTCCTGAGGAGGCGGGTGATGAGGTTAAGGAAAAGATCATCTCTGCAGGAATTAGGGGGATTTTGAGTTTTGTCCTGTTGAAGGGCCCATTCCCAAAGGATGTTTGGGTTAGATACATAGAGCTCCCATCGGAGCTGGAAATACTGAGCTTTTTCATGGAAAAAGGAGGCGTAATTTGA
- a CDS encoding Na+/H+ antiporter subunit E, whose translation MKALSRWLYTAIIFLLVWIALTGTVRIDELATGVIVSALLALFTYHLFTTEGLANLTPKKIFCAVIYFFPFLFWQMIKANLDVAYRVIHPKRPINPGIVKVKTKMKSDLGKLVVANSITLTPGTFTIMVDGDEMYIHWIDVKTDDVEKASEMIPGVFEKCLLKFME comes from the coding sequence TTGAAGGCCTTATCGAGGTGGTTATATACAGCCATAATATTTTTGCTGGTCTGGATTGCCCTAACGGGGACAGTCCGGATCGATGAGCTGGCCACGGGGGTTATCGTTTCAGCCCTGCTGGCCCTTTTTACCTACCATCTCTTTACCACAGAGGGGTTAGCAAACTTAACTCCCAAGAAAATCTTTTGTGCCGTTATCTATTTCTTTCCTTTTCTCTTCTGGCAGATGATTAAGGCAAATCTCGATGTCGCTTACAGGGTTATTCATCCCAAGAGGCCCATAAATCCTGGGATCGTTAAGGTAAAGACGAAAATGAAGAGTGATCTTGGTAAACTCGTCGTAGCTAATTCTATAACTTTAACACCTGGAACCTTCACCATAATGGTGGATGGGGATGAGATGTACATTCACTGGATCGATGTGAAAACGGATGATGTTGAAAAGGCAAGTGAAATGATTCCGGGGGTGTTTGAGAAATGCTTGCTCAAGTTCATGGAGTAA
- a CDS encoding monovalent cation/H+ antiporter complex subunit F — translation MLAQVHGVIVYIFVALLGLAVLLSSLRFILGPTASDRVVATDILTTITTIVLVFLSLAFVRSIYLDVALVYAVLSFIAVVAIARYLEGGI, via the coding sequence ATGCTTGCTCAAGTTCATGGAGTAATCGTTTACATTTTTGTGGCTTTACTGGGGCTTGCAGTTCTTCTTTCAAGCCTTAGGTTCATCCTGGGACCAACGGCATCGGACAGGGTTGTGGCTACCGATATTTTGACTACCATTACAACCATCGTCCTTGTGTTTCTCTCCCTTGCCTTCGTTAGGTCTATCTATCTTGATGTGGCGCTTGTTTACGCCGTTCTATCCTTCATTGCGGTGGTTGCCATAGCAAGGTACTTAGAGGGGGGAATATGA
- the mnhG gene encoding monovalent cation/H(+) antiporter subunit G — protein MIRIIIGEVFLIIGGIFVFLSSLGLIRMPDVYNRMQTSTKAVTLGAIFSIIGIGIIEPSWFVKCLLIVLFLLFTNPISAHSIGRASYLRGVKLWEKSVVDKFADYVKEKRHE, from the coding sequence ATGATCAGAATTATAATTGGGGAAGTCTTTCTCATAATTGGCGGAATTTTTGTCTTTCTGTCCTCTTTGGGACTCATTAGAATGCCCGACGTTTACAACAGAATGCAGACATCCACGAAGGCGGTAACCCTTGGTGCCATTTTCAGCATTATTGGGATTGGTATCATTGAACCTTCCTGGTTTGTCAAATGTTTACTCATTGTGCTCTTTTTACTCTTTACAAACCCGATTTCTGCCCATTCCATAGGTAGGGCATCTTACCTGAGGGGTGTTAAACTCTGGGAAAAGAGCGTGGTTGACAAGTTTGCAGATTATGTAAAGGAGAAGAGACATGAGTGA
- a CDS encoding hydrogenase subunit MbhD domain-containing protein, which translates to MSEAVIILSIVLAILVVVATFVLWLTKDLLIAVLASAVISLVSSIFFLILQVPDVAITEASVGAALTTGFFLFAMKYIGRNEDD; encoded by the coding sequence ATGAGTGAGGCGGTGATAATTTTGAGCATTGTTCTTGCAATCCTTGTTGTTGTGGCCACTTTTGTTTTGTGGCTTACAAAGGACCTTCTCATTGCCGTTCTCGCATCAGCGGTTATCAGCCTTGTTTCATCCATATTTTTCTTAATTTTGCAGGTTCCTGATGTTGCAATAACGGAGGCTTCTGTCGGAGCTGCATTAACTACAGGCTTTTTCCTCTTTGCAATGAAATATATCGGGAGGAACGAAGATGATTAG
- the mbhE gene encoding hydrogen gas-evolving membrane-bound hydrogenase subunit E, which translates to MIRKFLYFLILLAFSFFIYAVISAYFPFGENTLTGVAKYYVDNGVKDLGGINIITSIVTVYRGFDTLGEVTVLFLSVTALAFTLLGFKVESRVLPDLTLIMETGGRYLAPLIMLLGAYIFLHGHLTPGGGFPGGVNIATAFLLLLVTQRSYKLRKIHLTVTEALAGSLYVIVGLVGLYYVRSFLGNFLQTGKPGYIVSAGIIPIIYLLIGFKVGSEMTAALKNLKEGGDEH; encoded by the coding sequence ATGATTAGAAAGTTCCTTTACTTCTTGATTTTGTTAGCCTTTAGTTTCTTTATCTACGCAGTAATATCTGCCTATTTCCCCTTCGGTGAAAATACCCTTACGGGTGTTGCAAAATACTATGTGGATAATGGAGTCAAGGACCTCGGAGGGATCAACATTATTACCTCCATTGTTACCGTCTACAGAGGATTTGATACCCTCGGCGAGGTAACAGTCCTGTTTTTATCGGTAACGGCCCTCGCCTTCACCCTTTTGGGATTTAAGGTGGAGAGTAGGGTTTTACCTGATCTCACCTTGATAATGGAGACAGGCGGAAGGTATCTGGCACCCCTTATTATGTTGCTTGGAGCCTACATATTCCTCCATGGTCACCTTACACCAGGTGGTGGGTTCCCGGGCGGCGTAAATATTGCGACTGCCTTCCTACTCCTTCTTGTTACTCAAAGGAGTTATAAACTGAGGAAGATACACCTTACTGTTACCGAAGCCCTTGCAGGCTCTCTTTATGTCATCGTCGGCCTTGTGGGCCTTTACTATGTGAGGTCTTTTCTTGGGAATTTCTTGCAGACTGGAAAGCCTGGATACATTGTGAGTGCGGGAATTATCCCCATTATTTACCTTTTGATTGGATTTAAAGTGGGTAGTGAAATGACCGCTGCGCTTAAAAACCTCAAGGAGGGTGGGGATGAACATTGA
- a CDS encoding sodium:proton antiporter produces the protein MNIESLIFYGVPIYLIFMGILVVLTTKNLFKMLLGLSLMDSGINVLIVALGYVKGGTTPIFSEYPKIYEKVVDPVPPALVLTAIVIGLAFLGLGLSIAIRIKEKYGTVNVEKLKELKW, from the coding sequence ATGAACATTGAGAGTTTGATTTTTTATGGGGTTCCTATTTACCTCATTTTTATGGGCATTCTCGTGGTTTTGACCACTAAAAATCTCTTCAAAATGCTTTTGGGCCTATCCCTTATGGACAGTGGTATCAACGTCCTTATTGTTGCCCTTGGTTATGTCAAAGGTGGAACAACCCCTATATTCTCTGAATATCCGAAAATTTACGAAAAGGTAGTCGACCCTGTACCCCCTGCCCTTGTACTAACAGCCATTGTGATCGGTCTTGCTTTTCTTGGCCTTGGTCTTTCCATTGCAATTAGAATCAAGGAAAAGTATGGAACTGTTAACGTAGAAAAACTAAAGGAGCTAAAATGGTAA